Genomic window (Synechococcus sp. LA31):
GCAGGGAATATTCAGGACGCGAATCTGCAAGCGAGGGAGCGACCACCGTGCCGACAGCGCCGATAGCGCTTGTACTGGCCAGGGTGGTCAACAAAAATTGATACGGCTTCATGCAGTGCTTGGCCGAAGGTCAAAACTCAGCGGAGAAGCCAACATCCGCGAGCTGCGGGGAGAGTAACGGCCTGAACAAACAGGCGCAAGTGCTCGTGGTCACTCTTTTGGTTGACCAACGGAAAAAAGCCTGTGCTAGCGGCTGTTCTGCAGCTGACGGAGGGATTCGAACAACACCACGCCAGCGGCCGTGGCCAGGTTCAGACTGCGCACACCACCACCGTGTTCCACCGCGCCCGGCATCGGAATGGCGAGGCAGCCATCGGCATCGGCGACCACCTCCGGTGGCAAACCGCTGGTTTCGCGGCCGAACAACAGCCAATCGTCCGCCCGGTAGTGGATCTCGGTGTAAGGGCGGCTGCCATGCCGGCTCAGAGCCAGAAGCCGACCACCCCTGGCTTGTTGCTCCTGCCTGAAGGCGCTCCAGTCTGAGTGGCGGTGCAAATCCACCCAGGGCCAATAGTCGAGACCGGCGCGCTTGAGGGTGCGGTCACTGATCTCAAACCCAAGCGGCTCGATCAGGTGCAGCTCCGTGCATGTGGCGGCGCAGCTGCGCGCCACATTGCCTGTGTTGGGCGGAATCTCTGGCTGGAACAGCACCAAGCGGGGCATCAGCGTGACGGCACGGGATAAGACAGCTCCATCAAGTTGAGGGCACGCCCCCCGATCACTAGCCAAGCCGAGTGGCAGTGCTGCATCAGCAGCTGCTGCAGCGCCCCTAGACGGTCGCGGAATGCGCCGCCTACCGCAGTGGCCGGCACCACTCCCCAGCCGGTTTCTTCCACCACCATCACCACCGGACCTGGCTGGGCAAGGAGAGCCCCACGCAGCTGATCGCAACGCTCGAGCCAGCGGGCGTTGGTGTCATCCAGATGCCACGCCAGCCAGGTTCCGAGTGAATCCACCAAGAGCAAAGGGGCGACCTCAGAGGTCGATTCGCCTTTCAGCTGCTCGAGCTGATCCACCAGCTGCGAACCGACTTCGATCACGCTCCAGTGGCCGGGTCGACGCTCACGGTGGAGAGTCAGGCGGTCATTCCAGCTGGGATCCGATCCAGCTGATGGCCCCGTGGCCAGATAGCGCACGGGTCCAGTCCACAAGCTGGCGAGATGTTCGGCCCAGCCGCTTTTGCCCCCGCGGCTCGGCCCGCTGACGAGGATGAGCCCACGATTCGGTAGGTGCTCATCCACCATCCATGCCCCGCAACGTCGCCACAGCAGAAGGAGAGACGCGGTTGAGGTAACGGAAGATCCAGTATTTGAAAATCGTGGCCAGCACCACTGGGAAGGTGGCAATAAAGAGAAGAATGAAATTCTCTTCGGCTGGGAAACCGAGGTGGTTGGCAATGCCATCGAGCAGCACGGTCCATCCCTCCGGGCTGTGGAATCCCACGAAGATGTCGGTGAACAAGATGATGGCGAAGGCTTTGGCGCTATCGCTCAGGCCATACACCGCCTCATCGAGAAAGCCGCGCAGCACCTGCAGATCACGCCGGCCGAACACGCACACCAGGCTGAACCCCACCAATGCTGCGAGATCGGCCAGCACGTTCTTGGTGGCCTCAAGGCCTTCATCATCAGCGTCTTGCTTAAGTTGATTGGCACGCGCCATCAGCGCCGTTTGCAACTCTTCAGGAGATGGAGGCGCTTTCCCTTCCAGCAGGGCCTCGAACTGGAGCTCCTGTTGGTAGATGCGCAGCTTGTTCACAGCCTTTTCTTGCAGGTGAGGCTTGGAGTAGCTGAGGAAGGGAAGATCGGGTGCGAAACGATCCAGCAGCGGTGAGAACACAAGGGTGCGGGAGGTCTGCTGCACGATCAAGGGCACCAGGATCAACAGCAGAAAAATCCGCAGCGATACAAGCGTGGAGCTCCGCCGGCGGCGGAAGCCCTCCAACACGGCCGTTTCAGCTTGGGGATCCAGCTGGCGACGAACGCCATCAAAGACACCCAGCAAGCTGCGTGGGAGCAGATTGGGGGTGCGTGAGAGGGTGGGTGCACCGTTGCGGCGTTCGTAGCGAGCCGCCACTGAGAGGATCAACTGGAGCTGGCGCAGCTCCTGGCTGTCCAGCTCGTTGCGGTGGCTCTGCAGGGTGGGGATCACCTCCTGGCACACCTGCAGCGCAGCCCTGAAGCGGCGCAACATCTGCGCCTGGGCCTGCTTTGGAATACTGAGCTGAAGCTCAGGTCGCACAGGCCGGTCGTTGTAATACTCCAGCTCAAGGCTCTGAATCAGCAGCGCCGCCTCATAAGCACGCTCCAGATTCAGGCTCAGATCGCTGTTGCTGGCGCGGTCAAAGGCGCCCATCCAGTCGGTCAACCCCATGGCTGGTTCAGCGGGAGAAGACCCACCAAGTGATCATTGGCACCAGTGTGCCGGCCACAAGCAGCACCACAACCCACAACAGCGCGTTGCTGGATTGGGTTTCCTCACGGGTGGGGATATTGGTTTCGATCGGAAGGCGCTCCATCAGCTGGGGCGGCCCTGGATCTTCACCTCCATCGAGCACAACACCCAGACGATCGAGCGCATCGAGACTGGCTTGGCGGTAGCGGGCTCCTTCCCGGAGTGGCAAACCCATGGTGCTGATCGCCGTGCTGGAGAGCAGCTCGCTGGGAAGTTGCCCTCTCAAATCCGATGAGGCCACCACGGCGGCGCTGTTGTTCTGGGATTCGATCAACAGCAGCAGCTGGCTGGTGCTTCCCGTCTGGTCACCCCAGCGCTGCACCAGCTGATCACCGAGGGCGTCGAGGCTCAGGCCGTAATCAAGGCGCCGCAGAGTGATTAACCGGGCATCGATGCGGTCGCCACCGAAGTCCTGCAGGCGGCGATCCAACTCGCCGTCAGCAGCGCGGCTGAGCAGGTCGGCCTGATCGATCACGTGGCTGGCTGGCGGAGCCATCGGAAAATCGGCAGCGCCGGTGGCCCAGGCGGCGCCGGGCATCACCAAGCCGGGGATCAGCAGCACTGCACTGATCAGTGCAGCCCAAAGACGAGCTCGAAACACGTGCCCCACGAATCCAGTCGAACGGATCGCCACAGTCTGCCGTTAGTGGGCCAGGCTGTCGCGGTTCAGGATGGCTATCACCTCAAGAATCACCCTGGCGCGATCAGGTTCGATCGCCAGAGCGGAGCTGAGCGTCTGCAGGAAGGTGAGCTCCGCAGTCGATTCCACATGATCGGCCTGGGTGAGGGAAGCCGCCACTGCCAGTGCCGTTTCGGCTGTGTCGGCTTGCAGATGGGGAGCGGCCAGTTGCACAAGCCCTTGCCAGCCCTGTTGGCGCTGCAACAACAGAAGCTTGTCGAGTAGGGCAGCCATGGCGGCATCACCGAGTTCCCGGTAGGGATGGCGGAATTCCAAGTGCTGGCGCAAGCTGCGGGCCTCGGAGCTGGCCAGTTCGCCGTCGCAGGCAACGGCTGCCAGCGCGATGGCTGCAAAGGCTTCGGCCGCATCGGCGATGGTGCTTGGGGCGGTAACAGCCATGGCCGGGGCACAACGCGTGGCAACCGCCACATTGTGAGAGGGTTCTGCCATCTGTGCATCCCCGTTCGATGGGCCTTGCCGCCCGCCTCTGCCTCAGTGCCGGTGTGGCCGGCCTTGTCTTGTGCGTGGCGAATCAACTCACGGCAACGGCACTGACGCCGGCTTTGGAGCGGGCCGGCGTGCTGGCCAGTTTCCTGGCGGTGGGCTTGATGTTGGTGGCGATCCTCTGGACGCGGGCCATGCCCGTGGCACCCGAGCGGGTGGAGCTCGAGGGTGAGCAGGGGCTTCAGCTGGCTGAAGATTTGCCGGAGGCGCTGCGGCAGGAGTTGGCGTGGGGCAGCCAGATGTTGCTCACCGCCACGCCCGCCGCCACCGTGTTGCTGCATTGGCAGGGACGCTGCCTGTTGCAGCGGGGTGTGCTGGGCCACGGCGGTTTTCAGCCCGGTTCGATCACAAGGCGGGCCTGGGACACCGGTAAGGCGATTGGCCTGGTGAACCTCAAGCTCTACCCAGGCCGGGATGAATTCCAGGGCCTGCCAGAAGGAATTCCTGCTCTGATCGTCCAACCGCTTGGCCACGATGGGGTGCTGCTGCTGGCGGGATGGTCGCCGCGTTGCTTCAGCCGTAGTGATGAAGCGTGGCTGGAGGGGTGGAGCCTGAAGCTCAGAAGCTCACTGCAGGAGCTGAACGCGTCTGCTGTTTCGAACCCTTCTGGGGTGGCGGAAGCGTGACCTGCGAATTCACCCGAGCACCGGGTGAACTGAAGACCGCAGTTCCGTCGTTGCCAATGCTGCCTCTCAGTTGGCTTGAGCGGGTGATCTGTTGATAGGTGTCGCGGCGTAGTTCCACATCACCCTGGGCCTGGAAGCGACCGCTGGGCCAATTCCACTGGCAGCGTTGTGCAACAAGCACCTCACCGGGCTGACGTAGGCGACAACCCTCGGGAATGAACACCGTGCTGTTGGCCAGGTTCACCTTGAAGCGCTGCCCCTCGCCCCTCAGTTTGTTGAAGGCACCTTGGAAGGGTTGATCGCTGCTGAGCTGTTGATCGTTGATCAACCAACGGGTTTGCTGTGCGTTTAGCCATCCCTTTCGTTTGGGATCACGCACTTGCACAGGCGCAATCAAGTCCACATAGCCCTCGCGCAGATTGCCACGCAACGCCGAGGCCGTGAGATTGAGCTGGCTGTCTTGATCGCGGCGCAAGCCGCGAACGCGCTGGGGAGCTTTGAGATCGCCTTGTTCAGGCCTCCAATCCACCAGGGCGGTCTGAACGCGTAAGGGCGCGGGCTTGGCGGTTGAGGTTTTCGGCTTCTGTTCCCATTGCTCAAGCACCGGCGAACCCCGCAATTCGATCAAATCACGATCGAGGTAATAGGTGGCCAGCTGAGCCGTGATGCGGGATCGACGATCAAGAGCTGCGGGCTTGCGATCGATCAGCATCAACGACTTTGATGGAATCCAACGGGCTTGCTCTCCGGTGATGCGTACCGGGTCTTTACCCAGCAACGTGATCACCACATCACTTTCCAGCTGGATGGCCTGGCCATCACCGATCACGGTGGCGCTGCGCGCACTGATGGTGATGTTGGCCTTGCCGCGTTTATAAACAGTGCCGCGAGGGCTGCGGGCTTGGGCCACCTGGCGGGTGATGTCGTAACGGGCCTCCGGGCTGCGCAAATCCCAGGCGGGCCGCCCCCTGGCATCCTGCTGCTCGAGATCGAGCGACTTGAACACAAACGGCTCCGCAGGCGCTGGCACCTTCGGCTTGCTGCTGACGCAACCACTGACCAACAAGGCCACAGCAACCGCGGTGAGACGTTTCACAGCAATTGGCTCACAGGGGCTCGCTCAGTTCAAGGCGTGCCATCACTGGCGATGGTTCAGGTAGAGGGGCACCACTCTGCAGCACCCCCCACTCCAGCCGTTCAAGCCAGGATCCATCGGGCTGGGCATGCGCGCCGCAATCCGGAACGCTCTGGCCCAGTTGCACCAGCATCCTCTCGCTGAGGTCGGGCAACAACGGCGCCATCAGCAGGGCGGTGATTCGGGCGGCTTCGAGCACGGCATAGAGGTCGTTGCCGACCTGCGCCTGTGTGCCCTCCTGTTTCATTCGGCTCCAGGGAGCCTGTTCATTGAGAAAGCCATTCGCCGCGATCGCCAGCTGCAGGGAAGCCTCAGCGGCGCTGCGGAAATCAAGCTGCTCGAGTGAGGTCAGCACGGTCTGGCGTGCTGCCGCAGCTGCAAGGGCCAGCGGATGGTCGTTGCCAGTGGCGGTGGTGGCCGGAGGGACACACGCGTCAAACCAGCGGCGCGCCATCGAGCTGGTGCGATTTAGCATGTTGCCGATGGTGTTGGCGAGATCGTTGTTCACCAGATCGCTGAAGCGCTGCTGCTGAAAATCGCCGTCATCCCCGAAGGGAATATCCCGTAGGAGATACCAACGCACCGCATCGCGGCCGCAACGCTCGAGCAGTTCCGCCGGATCGAGCACGTTGCCCAATGACTTGCCCATCTTTTGGCCCTCGCGGGTAAGGAAGCCATGGCCAAACACCTTCGCCGGGAGCTCAAGCCCCGCCGAGAGCAACATCGCCGGCCAATACACGGCGTGGAAGCGCAGGATGTCTTTGCCGATCACATGCACCGAAGCCGGCCAACCACGGCTGATGGCGGTGGCAAGGTCGGCGGCATCACCCTCCTCAAGTAGAGCCGTGATGTAGCCGAGCAGGGCGTCGAACCACACATAAAAGGTGTGGCCTTCGTGGCCGGGCACCGGAATGCCCCAGGGCAGGTTCACGCGCGAGATCGAGAAATCGCGCAGACCCTGTTTCACGAAGTTTTCCACTTCGTTGCGGCGGCTGGCGGGTTGGATGAAGCCCGGCTGGGCGATCAACGCCTCGATCTGCTCTTGATAACGCGAGAGCCGGAAGAACAGATTCAGCTCATCACGCCACTCCAGCGGCCGGCGATGGATGGAGCATTCAGGATCCTGGGCCTCGTGGGGGTCGTCTTTGAACTCCTCGCAGGCCACGCAATACCAGCCCTGCTGGCGGCCCTCCACGATGTCGCCGTTGGCCTCCACACGCGCAAAAAACTGTTCCACGATCCGCTGGTGGCGTGGATCGGTGGTGCGGATCAGGCGGTTGTTGCTGATCTGCCAGCGGTCCCAGAGCTCGCGGTACTGGGCGCTCACGCCATCGCAGTGGGCCTGGGGGCTGAGGCCGGCCGCCTCCGCGGTGCGCTGGATCTTCTGGCCGTGCTCGTCGCAGCCGGTGATGAACACCACCCGCTCCCCCTTCAGCCGCTGAAACCGCGCCAGCGCATCACAAGCCAGCGTCGTGTAGGCGCTGCCCAAATGAGGCTTGTCGTTGACGTAGTAGAGGGGGGTGGTGAGGGTGTAAGTCATCGGGCGGATCCTACGGAGTGGAGCCAGGCCCGACAGCGCCTGTTTCCTGCGAGGCTCTTGCTGATTCCAAGACCCGTTTCATGACCCAGGCCATCGACGCGGTGGACGTGCTGGTTTGGGGAGGGGGCACTGGCGGCGTCGCCGCCGCGATTCAGGCAGCCCGTGGTGGTGTGAGCACCCTGCTGCTCACCCCGGGCAGCTGGCTCGGCGGGATGGTGAGCGCCGCAGGCGTGTGTTGCCCTGATGGCAACGAGCTCACCCCCTGGCAAACGGGCCTCTGGGGCGCCTTTTTGCGTGAGCTGGAGCGGCGTGAGCCAGAGGGGCTCGATCACAACTGGGTGAGCTGTTTCGGCTACCGGCCCACTACGGCGGAGCAGATCCTGCAGGACTGGGTGGCGGGAGAGCCAAAACTGCTCTGGTGGCCGGGCTGCCAGTTGCTGGAGGTGGAGCGCGAAGGATCGCTCATCAGCTCGGTGCAGGTGGACGTTGGCGGTGAACACCGGCGTGTGCGCTGCAAGGTGGCGATCGATGGCAGCGATCGCGGCGATTTACTGCCACTGGCGGAAGCCCCATTTCGCCTCGGTTGGGAACCGCAGGAGCAATGGGGCGAACCGAGTGCCCCCAGCGCCGCGCGGATCGGTTCAGACCCTTTTTTCAAGGAGCACCCCGTTCAATCGCCGACCTGGGTGGTGATGGGGCAGTTGCGAAGCGATCGGCTCGAACCTGATCCAACGCTTGGCATCAACCCCAACGGCAAGCCTTCCTTACCAGCGCCATTTGAACAGGCCTGCGAAGCCTTTGGGCTTGAGCGCACCATCACCTATGGGCGCTTGCCAGGTGGCCTAGTGATGCTGAATTGGCCACTCCATGGCAATGACTGGCATTGGGGGTTGAATCGGGCGTTCAGCAACGATTCCACAAAGGAAGAAGAACTTTTCCACCAGATGCAGGCTCACAGCCTGGACTTCGCAAAAGCCTTAGAAGACGTGAGTGGAGGTTGGCTGCAGCTGGGGAATGCTTTCCCTACCGAATCAGGCAGCCCGGCCCCCTGGCTGGCCGCCATGCCCTATTGGCGTGAGGGCCGCCGGATGATCGGTAAACAAATGGTGATTGAACAGGATCTGCTGCCGCAAACAGAGGGTGTCTCTTCAGCGCCCTTGCCAATGAACGAAACCGGCGAGTTGCAGTCAATCGCCTTTGGCAACTACGCCAATGACCACCACTACCCAGGTCCTGATTGGCCACTGGCGCCGAAAAGCTGCCGTTGGGGTGGGCGATGGACGGGCACACCCTTCTGCATTCCCTACGGCTGCTTGGTCAGTGAATCGGTCGACAACCTGTTAGCTGCAGATAAAGCATTTAGTACGAGCCATATGGCCAACGGGGCCACACGCCTACAGCCACTGATCTTGAACGTCGGGCAGGCGGCGGGCGCTGCGGCCGCACTAGCGGTTCGTGTGGAGCAGCAACCCGGCAATCTTGAACCCAGATTGATACAGGACACCCTCGCCGCTGACCTCAGAGCACCAGCTTCAGTGTCGCCAGATTGGACTCTGTCGAAACGGCACCATAGTCCATCTCGAGAACGCATGATTGACGGTGTCGTTGTACCCGATGGAAC
Coding sequences:
- a CDS encoding tRNA (cytidine(34)-2'-O)-methyltransferase, coding for MPRLVLFQPEIPPNTGNVARSCAATCTELHLIEPLGFEISDRTLKRAGLDYWPWVDLHRHSDWSAFRQEQQARGGRLLALSRHGSRPYTEIHYRADDWLLFGRETSGLPPEVVADADGCLAIPMPGAVEHGGGVRSLNLATAAGVVLFESLRQLQNSR
- a CDS encoding bifunctional adenosylcobinamide kinase/adenosylcobinamide-phosphate guanylyltransferase encodes the protein MVDEHLPNRGLILVSGPSRGGKSGWAEHLASLWTGPVRYLATGPSAGSDPSWNDRLTLHRERRPGHWSVIEVGSQLVDQLEQLKGESTSEVAPLLLVDSLGTWLAWHLDDTNARWLERCDQLRGALLAQPGPVVMVVEETGWGVVPATAVGGAFRDRLGALQQLLMQHCHSAWLVIGGRALNLMELSYPVPSR
- the pxcA gene encoding proton extrusion protein PcxA; this encodes MGLTDWMGAFDRASNSDLSLNLERAYEAALLIQSLELEYYNDRPVRPELQLSIPKQAQAQMLRRFRAALQVCQEVIPTLQSHRNELDSQELRQLQLILSVAARYERRNGAPTLSRTPNLLPRSLLGVFDGVRRQLDPQAETAVLEGFRRRRSSTLVSLRIFLLLILVPLIVQQTSRTLVFSPLLDRFAPDLPFLSYSKPHLQEKAVNKLRIYQQELQFEALLEGKAPPSPEELQTALMARANQLKQDADDEGLEATKNVLADLAALVGFSLVCVFGRRDLQVLRGFLDEAVYGLSDSAKAFAIILFTDIFVGFHSPEGWTVLLDGIANHLGFPAEENFILLFIATFPVVLATIFKYWIFRYLNRVSPSAVATLRGMDGG
- the psb32 gene encoding photosystem II repair protein Psb32 — translated: MGHVFRARLWAALISAVLLIPGLVMPGAAWATGAADFPMAPPASHVIDQADLLSRAADGELDRRLQDFGGDRIDARLITLRRLDYGLSLDALGDQLVQRWGDQTGSTSQLLLLIESQNNSAAVVASSDLRGQLPSELLSSTAISTMGLPLREGARYRQASLDALDRLGVVLDGGEDPGPPQLMERLPIETNIPTREETQSSNALLWVVVLLVAGTLVPMITWWVFSR
- a CDS encoding cofactor assembly of complex C subunit B, with amino-acid sequence MGLAARLCLSAGVAGLVLCVANQLTATALTPALERAGVLASFLAVGLMLVAILWTRAMPVAPERVELEGEQGLQLAEDLPEALRQELAWGSQMLLTATPAATVLLHWQGRCLLQRGVLGHGGFQPGSITRRAWDTGKAIGLVNLKLYPGRDEFQGLPEGIPALIVQPLGHDGVLLLAGWSPRCFSRSDEAWLEGWSLKLRSSLQELNASAVSNPSGVAEA
- the lptC gene encoding LPS export ABC transporter periplasmic protein LptC produces the protein MKRLTAVAVALLVSGCVSSKPKVPAPAEPFVFKSLDLEQQDARGRPAWDLRSPEARYDITRQVAQARSPRGTVYKRGKANITISARSATVIGDGQAIQLESDVVITLLGKDPVRITGEQARWIPSKSLMLIDRKPAALDRRSRITAQLATYYLDRDLIELRGSPVLEQWEQKPKTSTAKPAPLRVQTALVDWRPEQGDLKAPQRVRGLRRDQDSQLNLTASALRGNLREGYVDLIAPVQVRDPKRKGWLNAQQTRWLINDQQLSSDQPFQGAFNKLRGEGQRFKVNLANSTVFIPEGCRLRQPGEVLVAQRCQWNWPSGRFQAQGDVELRRDTYQQITRSSQLRGSIGNDGTAVFSSPGARVNSQVTLPPPQKGSKQQTRSAPAVSF
- the metG gene encoding methionine--tRNA ligase, which encodes MTYTLTTPLYYVNDKPHLGSAYTTLACDALARFQRLKGERVVFITGCDEHGQKIQRTAEAAGLSPQAHCDGVSAQYRELWDRWQISNNRLIRTTDPRHQRIVEQFFARVEANGDIVEGRQQGWYCVACEEFKDDPHEAQDPECSIHRRPLEWRDELNLFFRLSRYQEQIEALIAQPGFIQPASRRNEVENFVKQGLRDFSISRVNLPWGIPVPGHEGHTFYVWFDALLGYITALLEEGDAADLATAISRGWPASVHVIGKDILRFHAVYWPAMLLSAGLELPAKVFGHGFLTREGQKMGKSLGNVLDPAELLERCGRDAVRWYLLRDIPFGDDGDFQQQRFSDLVNNDLANTIGNMLNRTSSMARRWFDACVPPATTATGNDHPLALAAAAARQTVLTSLEQLDFRSAAEASLQLAIAANGFLNEQAPWSRMKQEGTQAQVGNDLYAVLEAARITALLMAPLLPDLSERMLVQLGQSVPDCGAHAQPDGSWLERLEWGVLQSGAPLPEPSPVMARLELSEPL
- a CDS encoding FAD-dependent oxidoreductase, translating into MTQAIDAVDVLVWGGGTGGVAAAIQAARGGVSTLLLTPGSWLGGMVSAAGVCCPDGNELTPWQTGLWGAFLRELERREPEGLDHNWVSCFGYRPTTAEQILQDWVAGEPKLLWWPGCQLLEVEREGSLISSVQVDVGGEHRRVRCKVAIDGSDRGDLLPLAEAPFRLGWEPQEQWGEPSAPSAARIGSDPFFKEHPVQSPTWVVMGQLRSDRLEPDPTLGINPNGKPSLPAPFEQACEAFGLERTITYGRLPGGLVMLNWPLHGNDWHWGLNRAFSNDSTKEEELFHQMQAHSLDFAKALEDVSGGWLQLGNAFPTESGSPAPWLAAMPYWREGRRMIGKQMVIEQDLLPQTEGVSSAPLPMNETGELQSIAFGNYANDHHYPGPDWPLAPKSCRWGGRWTGTPFCIPYGCLVSESVDNLLAADKAFSTSHMANGATRLQPLILNVGQAAGAAAALAVRVEQQPGNLEPRLIQDTLAADLRAPASVSPDWTLSKRHHSPSRERMIDGVVVPDGTGKYSVLCGKDERWPLVTLEPCVQNWLSGVTRPTTARLTAFTNPWGPWLRVTSVLQEFNE